The segment TTTTTAATTGTTAAATCAGAACATACTACAACATCTACAATTAGTTCTGCTGAATTAGAAGAATAACAACCTCCTGTTAGTGATACAGAAACTTTGGCGTCTGTTATGTTTATCCATTCAATTTCAATTTCATTATCATCCGCCGTTCCACCAGAAACTAAATTACCACCTGCTATATTCCAAGTATATGGGGCATGTCCTTCTGAAACGCTATACGTTTCTATGTCAGTAAAACATACATTTGCATTTTCTCCTTCTATGGTTATGTCTTGCGCTGTTGTAATTACAACAGTTACTTCTAAACGCTCACTACTTTCACAGGTTCCATCAGAATTTGCAGCATAATATTTGAATCCATTCGCTAAAGCATCCGTATTAGCATATACTGTTCCTTCAGTAGGTTGGTCGTACCAAGTAATGGTACCTGGTGTGTTTGCTCTTAAATCTAAAATTGTTGAAGCTTCAATACTACAAAAAGTTTGAGTGGCTTCTCCAGATGGCGAATTGGTATCTGAGATTAAAACCGTTACTTCTAAACGCTCACTACTTTCGCAGGTTCCATCAGAATTTGCAGCATAATATTTTAAATTATTAACTAATGCATCTGTATCGTTATAAGCATTCCCTTTAGTTAGTTGATTGTACCAGTTAATTGTTCCTGTTACTATTCCTGTTGCTTTTAAATCAGCAATTGTAGGATTTTCTATCTCACAAAAAATTTGAGTTATACTCCTTATAGTTGCAGGTTCTATATCATTAATAACAACACTTACTTCAAGTCGCTGACTACTTTCACAGTTTTCATCAGAATTTGCAGCATAATATTTTAATTCATTGACTAAGGTATCTGTATTGTTATATGCAGTCCCTCCAGATGGTTTGTTGTACCAAATAATTGTTCCGGTTGCAGTTGCTTGTAAATCAGCAATTGTTGGTTCATTAACAACACAGAAGCTTTGATTTGCATTTGTTATCTCTACAGGAAGTGTATCATTAATAATAACCGTTACTTCTAAACGCTCACTACTTTCACAGGTTTCATCAGCATTTGCAGCGTAATATTTTAATCCGTCTTCTAAAGCATCTGTATTGTTATGAGCAGTTCCTTCAGAGGGTTGGTTGTACCAAATAATTGTTCCGGTTGTAGTGGCTTGTAAATCAGCAATTGTTGGTTGCTCAATAACACAGAAGTTTTGATTTGCATTTCCTTCTGGTGTATTGGTATCTGATAGTGTTACAGTTACTTCTAAACGCTGACTACTTTCACAGGTTCCGTCAAAATTTGCAGCGTAATACTTTAATTCATTGATTAAGGCATCTGTATTGTTATAAGCAGTGCCTTCAGTGGGTTGATTGTACCAAATAATTGTTCCGGTTGCAGTTGCTTGTAAATCAGCAATTGTTTGTTCATTAACAACACAGAAGCTTTGACTTTCATCTCCTTCTGGTGTATTGGTATCTGATAGTGTTACAGTTACTTCTAAACGCTGACTACTTTCACAGGTTCCGTCAAAATTTGCTGCGTAATAGACAGATCCATTGACTAAGGCATCTAAAGCTGAATAAGCAGTCCCTCCAGATTGTTGGTCATACCAAATAACTGTTCCCGATCCAGTTGCTGCTAAATCAGCAATTGTTGGTTCATCAACAACACAGAAGCTTTGATTTTCATCTCCTTCTGTTGTTGCAGGGTCTTTAAGTATTACCTTTACCTCTGCACGTCCAGTACTTTCACAAGTACCTGTTAAATTTGCAGCATAATATTTTTTTCCGTTTTCTAAAGCGGTGTTATCTTTATAGGCAGTTCCTTCAGTTGCTTTGTCATACCAAATAAGAGTTCCTGTTGAAGTTGCTTTTAAATCTGATATTTTTGCTTCCGGAACAACACAAAAATATTGTGGATCTTCCAACACTGTTGGAGGTGGGGGTGATACTTTTACACTAAATAAATCTACTTGTTGGCCTAAATTAAATCCTACAGGAGATGTTAAGGTAATTCTAAGTCTATCAAATTCAACTTCTGGAGTTACTGTTATTTTAATTATTTCGCCATCTTCACTTGGATCTATTGTTATTTGATCAGCAGCGTCTAAGGTTTGAGAAAAGACAACTGCATCTTCCTTATATAACTCAACAGTAATATTTTGTTCATAAGCTGCATTAACTATAGCTCCACCTTTAGGTCTCGTACTCAACTCTAAAATATCTCGATTAGTCGCTGTCGTTGAAAAATAGATGTCTTGAGACATTGAAGCCAATGCACTTACAACCCCCACACTTATTGTAGAAAAGGTAATGGGATCGTTATCAATTGCAAATTCTAGGTCTTTTACACCTGTAGCTCCTAAATCTAATAAGTCTAAAGTAATTCCTGTTCCATCAAAAGAAGTGAAAATTTCTTCTGAGTTACAAGAAGTATCTGTAGGATCTAGATAAAATGCATGGTATACATTAGTAAAATTGGGCGTTGCTATGAATGTTGTATCGGTAATATCTTTAATAACGATGGCTTTATACGCTACTGTCGGGGTAATGGTGATAAATAAGTCACCATCCTTATTTTTTACTACTTTTAACGGTACTGTAATATTAGTAGGAATTGTTGAGTCATTAAAAAGATTATTAGTACTACCTAGAGCAACAACTTCTCCTGTAGTATCTAGTGCAGAAACCTCAACATAATGATCTCCAAGCGCAGCTGTCCCAGTTGCATCAGCCAGTAAGTCTCCTAGACTGCCCCCTAATAAAGCATCGTACATTCCTTTTTCTAAATCGTCTACCTTAATATATGTAGTTGAATTAGCAGGAACTGTACTTGAAAACTCTAGTTTTAATTTTCCCGAAGAACTAACGTTAGAATTAACAATTGCAAAAAGGCCATTTAGGGTCACTGCATCGGCACTATTTTCTACAAGATCTCCTTCAGAAACTTCTGTTGCAGTAGTTGCATAAATTTGTTGAGAATAGGTTTTAAACCCGTTCAAAAAAATAAGGGATCCTGCTAGAAACAAGATTTTAAAGTAATTTTTAAATTTCATAGTACAATTCTTAATATTAAATTTTATTCACTTAAAATAAAATTATTAGTTTACATTTAACGAGTAATACACCTATCAAACTAAAAACTATATTCAATTGAATTTTTAGTTTAACTTCTTATTTAACGATCATTAAATTGTTTTGAAATTAATTTCAAAACAATACCTATTGCAGTTACGCTGTCTTCTTTTTTATAAAATAATGGGTTTAGGGGAAATATATGTGTAGAGGCAGTTATATTATGATTTTGTACAAAGAACGAAATATTTGAATGTTAAAGAATGGATAAAACAATTAAACATATGGACGATACTACTTTATACTGTTTAGGTTCCTGTTATAAGTATTTTGCATTTATTTGTTAGTTTTTTTAGCTTAAACTTATTATACTTTCTAATTAGATTTATTACTTGATAACTTTTTAAACCTCATTAATTCCTTTTGTTAAGATAAATCTTATACCTAAGAGGGGTAACTTAATTTATATAAGATTTTAATTTCACTAAAAGCATTACGATTTTAAATAGTATAAATATTTCTGCTACTCCTAGCCAAATTATAAATAGCAATTGGTTGTATAAAACACGATATGTTGAAGTTGCAATCTCACCTCGTGTGAAACCTGAAAGAAGCTAACCTATAGTAATGTTTTTAGGTTTACCAAAGATATTTACAAACGAAACTAAAGGAACCTTTATTTTTATATTAAGTGTGTTTTAACGACTTTAAATAGGTTTTTATTTCTAAAATTAATGCAAATAAAAATACTCAAACCTATTTTACCAAATCAATAAAATTAGAGGCCAATTGGTCAAATACTGTGCGCTTCAGGATCATTTATTTTAACTACTTCTCCTTAACGGATAGTCAGAAAATAAACACACTTATTATTTTATGAAGTTCTTTTAGGGAATCTTTGCAACGGACTTAAACAATTAAAAGAACTAATTAATTTTCACAACATTAAAAACTTTATTAAATATAAATATATCGAAGAGTATTTTTGTTTAAATGTATTTTTCTTAATTTAAAAATGTAATTTCACTTTTTATATCTTTCTTTAAAAATAAATAATGAGCAAAACTCCCCCAGGTAAAAGCTTTTTAGGACAAGAAAAAATTATTTTGTCAGAATCTGTTGTTAATGGTTTAAAAAAAAATGCGATAACAGAAAAATTCTACATTAGTAATTTAGGGTATTATCCAATGGCAAAAAACCATTGTGAAATTGAAGAAAAAGGAGTAAGCCATTACACTTTTATATACTGCATAAAAGGACAAGGTAAGGCTCAATTAAACAATAAGGAAATCCTTATTAAACCAAATCAATTTTTTATTCTACCTAAGAATAAAAAGTATGAATGTAAATCTCATGAAACAAATCCGTGGACTATTTACTGGTTTAACTTTAACGGTTCTATTGCGTTAGATCTATTTACTAGGTATGAATTAAAAGAGAATATAAACATTCCTTTTTCTGTTGATCGAATTCTTCTTTTTGAAAAATTTTTTAATTTATTTAATAAAAAAAATCAAGAAGACTCATTAGAATACGCTACGCTCTTAAGTTTAAACTTTATTAGTTCTTTTATTTATACTGATTTTGATAAACAAGATATTATAAAAAAAGAAGAAACTTTAATTGATTCAATTAAGTTGTTTTTATTAAATAATTTAGATAAAAATTTCTCTCTTAATGATATCGCAACAAAATATAATTATTCAAAATCGCATTTACAGAAAAGATTTAAGTTTGAAACGGGTTATCCTTTAATGTATTTTTTTAATTTTAAAAAAATACAACAAGCTTCTGAATATCTAAATTTTACAGATTTAAGTGTAAAAGAAATTAGCTTTAAAGTAGGTTTTCAAGATCCTTTATATTTTTCTAGAATGTTTAAAAGTTATTTAGGGAAATCTCCAAGGTTATATAGAAATGACCGACTTAAAAGCTAATTTGTTGTAGCGCTTTAAAATAGTTGTAACTATTTTATTGAGCGCCTTTTCCTTTTCTCTACAAGCTAACTATCTGTCCAATTCCAGCCCCATTGTATGTGTTGTTTTTATTAATTTCTATGATGGGTAAAACTGTTAAGACATAAAATCATGTGAAAGAAAATTCTATTTTTTTTATTTTAGGCACAAACAAAAGTATAGCTGCTTTTTTTTAAGGATTGAAATTATAAACAAGCAAGGACAGCGTTTTTTATGATTTTAAAAATAACCCAAAAAGAAAAACAGATTAGATTGCTTCTATTAATATGAGTTATGGGCAGCAAAAACCTTTTAAAGATTTAGCGTTCATAAAAAAAGGACTAATTAATTTTCTAAATGACTAAGATATTTTGCAATTAAAATCAAAACCAGAATCTAATTCAGTAAATAGAAAAGAAGCATTTATAACAATTAATGAAGTTTTAATTCTATTAGTATCTACTATTCTATTGATTTTTATAATAAAACTCATTTTTTATTTTTTTTAAAATACATTCATATTCTACAATACTTTCTCTACAAATGGGTATTATAAAGTTAAGTTTTTCATGAATTATCTTTTTAGGAGCTTCAATTTTAGCTAAATTTTCGAGTTCAATAATTTCTTCTAAACATTTAATTCCCATTAAGCCAAAAGAGGATTTTAAAAAATGAGAAACATTTTTTAATTCAATGTAATCTACTTCAGTTAGGCTTTTTTCTATAATTTCAATTCGCGGAATTGTATCTGATAAATAGGCCGTAATTAATTCTATTAAAAAAGATGTATCTTCAGAGAAATATTCTTTAATAGTACTTAGATTTACAATCTCACTTTTAAGTTCTTTTTTTAAAGTCATTTTTTTTATTTTTTAAAAGAAATAAAAGTATTAAAAAAAAAATTAAAGTAAAAATTTGCTATATTTTTTACTTTTTTAGTTGAATGAAAAAGCTTTTAGGTTTATAAAACCTTAAAATATTAATATGAAAGGAAAAAGAATAGTTCTAGCTGAAGATAATTCAGTGTTATCTCTTGTTTTAAAACTTAGATTAAAAAAAGAGGGATATAAAATTTTTATAGCACCTAATGGTAAAGAGGCTATAACACTTATTGATAAGCATAAACCAGATTTAATTTTAACAGATGTTATGATGGAATTTGTGAGTGGTTTAGAATTAGTAAGTTACGTAAGGAATGAATTAAAAATTCCAACTCCAATTCTAGTTTTTTCAAGTTCCGGTCAGGAAGAAATGATTTTAAATGCTTTTAAATTAGGAGCAAATGATTTTATGAGCAAGCCATTAATACCTAATGAACTTGTTGTTCGTGTAAAAATGTTATTACTTAAGGTGCATTAAAAATTAATTTAATCTTTTGTAAACCGTATGAACACTTTTTGGTTAGAATATATAATTTGGATAATTGTAGCTGTACTGGCTATAGCTATTGCATTTCTGATTCTTTTCCTTAAAACTTTAAGAGATTATAATAATTTAAAAGAAAGCCAAAGACTTGCTTATCGAAAAAAAAGCGAACAGCTTTTAATAAATTATATTTATTCAGAAAAAAACGGATTAGATTTTAGTAAAAATCAATTAGAAATAATTAGAAAATTTAAAAAGGATGTTTTAAACAAACAAAAGAGAAACATTATTACAGCTATTTTTATTAATTTAATTCAAGAAGTTTCTGGAGAATTAATTTTGTCTATGCATGATTTGTATCAAGAAATAGGGTTGTTTCATTATTCTGAGAAAAAATTAAAAAGTAAAAAATGGAACGTAATTGCTTTAGGTATAAGAGATTTAAGGCAATTTAAAGTCAGAAAAGCAGAAAAAATAATAGATAAGTTTATTAATCACCCAAGAAAAGAAGTGAGAAGCGAAGCTCATCTTTATTTTATACAAGTATTTGAGCTTAAGGGATTAGAAAAATTAAAAGCATTAAAATTACCATTATCAGAATGGGATCAGATTCAATTGCTAAATGAATTAAAACTTTTTGATAGTTTAAAAGTACCAGATATATCAAGCTGGCTGAGATTAGAAAATGACTATCTAGTAATTTTTATTTTAAATGTTATTAAAATACTTAATAGAATTGATACTACAGACGAACTTCTAAATTTGTTAGATCATCCTAATTCTACTATAAGAATTAAAGCGATTGAATTACTTGGTCTTTTTGAAGTTATTGAAGCTAAAATTATATTAAAAGAAAAATTTAATGCCTTAAGCAATAAAGAAAAAATTGCTTTTTTAAATTTGATACAAGAAACAGCTACAAAAGAAGATGTTTCTTTTGTAATAAATTTTGTAAATCATGAAATGTTTGAAATAAAATTTAAAGCTTTAAAAATTTTAAAGACGCTAGATCAGAAAGAATACAATTTATTATCAAACGAATCTAAAGATATAACTTCAAATAAAATTATTCACTTTTTAAACTCAAATTATGAACTTTGAAAATGTATTTAGAATAGTTTTAATAAGCTTACATTATTTTTTCCTTGTTTTTACGGTTTTAATAATATTATCATATATAATTTTAGCATATTTTTCTTCAATAGAAACAAAAACCTACCTGAAGAAAAATAGTTTTGTAGCGTATAAAGATCTTTTATCTTCAAAAGTAACACCTTCCATTTCTATAATTGCACCCGCTTATAATGAGAGTTTAAATATTGTAGAAAATGTTAGGTCGCTATTGTCTATTCATTACGTTAATTATAATGTAATTATTGTTAATGATGGAAGTAAAGATGATAGTTTAGAAAGATTAATTAATGCATATAATCTAGAAAAGGTAGAATATCTTATCCATCAGGAAATAGATACAAAACCTTTAAGAAAGGGCGTTTTTAAATCTAAAAATCCTGCTTTTGATAAATTAATTGTAATTGACAAAGAAAATGGAGGCAAAGCTGATGCATTAAACTTTGGCATAAATATTAGTAAGAGTAAATATTTGGCATGTATTGATGTAGATTGTTTATTACTAGAAGATTCACTTCAAAGAATGGTAAAACCATTTTTAGATGCAACAGATAGAAAAGTAATTGCTTCTGGAGGTGTTATAAGAATAGCGAACTCGTGTAAAATTGAAAACGGAAAATTAGTAGAAATAAATTTCCCCAAAAAATGGATTGAAAGAGCGCAAGTTTTAGAATATTTAAGATCATTTTTATTAGGTAGAATGGCTTGGGCTAGATTAAATGGTTTGCTTGTGATTTCTGGTGCTTTTGGTATGTTTGATAGAGAAATAGCACTAAAAGTAGGTGGTTATGATACCAAAACTGTTGGAGAAGATATGGAGATTATTGTTAGAATGAGAAGGTACATGGAAGAGGCTAAGCAAAAATATAAAATTGCTTATATACCAGATCCATTATGTTGGACCGAAGCTCCTGATAATTATAAAGTTTTTATTTCGCAAAGAAATAGATGGACAAGAGGTACAATTGAAACGCTTAAAACGCATAGAAAAATTGGCTTAAATCCTAAGTATGGAATTTTAGGAATGTTAAGCTTTCCTTATTGGTTTATTTTTGAAAGATTAGCTCCTATAGTTGAAGTTGCAGGAATTATTTATTTTATTCTACTGGTAATTTTTAGAGAATTAAATTGGAGTTTTGTTTTAGGTATTTTTTTAATGGCATACCTTTTTTCATTGATATTTTCTTTTATTGCTATTTTTTCTGAAGAGTTTACCTACCATCAATACAAGAAAAAAGGAATAGGCCTTGTATTGGTTTTAACTATAATTTTTGAACCACTTATTTTGCACCCTTTTGTTTTATATGCTGCAATTAAAGGAAATATTGATTATTATTTTAACAAAAATAAAAAATGGGGCGTCATGATCAGAAAAGGTTTATCTAAAAAATAAAGAGAGATGAAATTAAAATTTTTAAATAATAAATTCTTTATATATATTCTATTAACGTTATCTCTAATACTTTCATTTTGGGTAATAAGTTTGTTTGAAATTATTTCTACTATTTATAGCGGAAAAGAAATAGCAACTATTTTTACATATATTTTATTCAAATTCTTAAATCAATTTTTTGCAGGTGTATTAATTGCTTTAATCTGTTTTCCGTTGTATTTAATTTTTAATTATTTTAATAAAAAAATAGGAATAATATTTATAAAAATATTTTTTGCTTTGTTGGTTCTTGTAGAGTTTTCTTTAACCAAATATAGCCTTACAACATTATTAAATTTAGGTGCAGATTTATTAGGATATTCTATGTATGATATCTACTTAACAGTAACTTCTTCAGAAAGTATTTCATTTGTATATTTTATAGCTTTTTTTATTTTTCCACTATTATTTTTGATGATTTTTTATTTTATAAGGAAAAAATCTATTCATAAATTTATAGCTATTGGTTTACTAGTTTTAATAACTTTTACAATTTCGTTAAAGTTGTTTTATACGGATATTTCAGAAGCGATATATCAAAATAAAACTTATTTTTTTGTTGCTGATGTTTTGAATTATAAAATGAATAAGACAGAAATTAATGCATCAAATTTTATAGGAAATAATGAATACCCTTTATTAAAATCATCAAAAGAAACGAAAGATGTTTTAAGTCCGTTTTTTAACTTAAATAATGAAAAACCCAACATTGTTTTTATAATTGTAGAAGGCTTAGGGGCTGAATTTATGGGCGATAAATATTATGGTGGATTTACACCTTATTTAGATTCTTTAATGCCTAAATCTTTACATTGGGAAAATTTTTTGAGTAATACAGGCAGAACTTTTGGAGCTTTACCTTCTTTGCTTGGTTCTCTACCTTTTGGAGAAAAAGGGTTTTTAGAAATACCAGAAACACCTGCACATATATCTTTGTTAAGTATTTTAAAAATGAACGGATATACAACTTCTTTCTACTCTGGAGATAGAAGTAGTTTTGATAAGAAAATTAATTTTTTAGAATATAATAATGTAGACAATATAATAGATGAAAATTTATATGATGATTCTTATCCTAAAACGGTAAATGAAGCTACTGGTTTTTCTTGGGGATATTCAGATAATGAAATTTTTACAAAAACATTAAGTGTTTTAGATGACAGGAAAACACCTAGATTAGACATTATAACAACTCAAACGATTCATGAACCTTTTAATTTTCCTTCAAAAGACTTGTTTTTATTAAAAGTTGACAGCACTTTAAACGCTGGTAAGAAATTTAAAATGACGGAAAAAGAGATCACAGCAAATAAAGATATTTTTGCAAGTATTTTATACGCAGATCATAGTCTTAAAAAGTTTATGAAAGCGTTTGAAAAGAGAGACGATTTTAATAATACAGTATTTGTAATTACAGGAGACCATAGGTTAATTCCTATAACTCAAAAAGATAAATTATGTAGATTTAATGTTTCGCTTTTTATTTATAGCCCAATGTTAAATAAAACAGCTTCAATAAAATCGATTTCATCACATTTAGATATAACTCCTAGTGTTTTGTCTTTATTAGCCGCTAATTTTAGTGTTAAAATTCCAGAGAAAACTTCTTGGTTAGGAACTGGTTTAGATACTGTAAAAGAGTTTAGTAATGTTCATGAAATTCCTTTAATGAGATATAAAGGAAGTGTAATTGATTATATTTATAAAGAGTATATGTATTCTGGAGGAGACCTTTTTAAGATTAATAAAAATTTTGGTCTCAATAAAATTGATGACCAAATACTACTAGATGAGATTTCACAATCTTTCGAAAAGTTTAAAGAACTAAACGCTTACGTTACTCAAAACGATAAGATTTATCCAAAAGACGCTACGCTAGTTTCTGTAAATAAACATGAATTCACTTCTAAAGAAAAGGCAACTATAGCCTCTTTGTCTACAAATTTAACTTTAGATCAAGTGTTTTTATTGGCAAGAGAAAAAGCATTTAACAAACAAAGAGAAACGGCGAGACTTTTATGTAATTATATTTTAAGTAAAGAGCCCAATTATATAGATGTTAAAGTTTTAAAA is part of the Polaribacter sp. SA4-10 genome and harbors:
- a CDS encoding gliding motility-associated C-terminal domain-containing protein is translated as MNGFKTYSQQIYATTATEVSEGDLVENSADAVTLNGLFAIVNSNVSSSGKLKLEFSSTVPANSTTYIKVDDLEKGMYDALLGGSLGDLLADATGTAALGDHYVEVSALDTTGEVVALGSTNNLFNDSTIPTNITVPLKVVKNKDGDLFITITPTVAYKAIVIKDITDTTFIATPNFTNVYHAFYLDPTDTSCNSEEIFTSFDGTGITLDLLDLGATGVKDLEFAIDNDPITFSTISVGVVSALASMSQDIYFSTTATNRDILELSTRPKGGAIVNAAYEQNITVELYKEDAVVFSQTLDAADQITIDPSEDGEIIKITVTPEVEFDRLRITLTSPVGFNLGQQVDLFSVKVSPPPPTVLEDPQYFCVVPEAKISDLKATSTGTLIWYDKATEGTAYKDNTALENGKKYYAANLTGTCESTGRAEVKVILKDPATTEGDENQSFCVVDEPTIADLAATGSGTVIWYDQQSGGTAYSALDALVNGSVYYAANFDGTCESSQRLEVTVTLSDTNTPEGDESQSFCVVNEQTIADLQATATGTIIWYNQPTEGTAYNNTDALINELKYYAANFDGTCESSQRLEVTVTLSDTNTPEGNANQNFCVIEQPTIADLQATTTGTIIWYNQPSEGTAHNNTDALEDGLKYYAANADETCESSERLEVTVIINDTLPVEITNANQSFCVVNEPTIADLQATATGTIIWYNKPSGGTAYNNTDTLVNELKYYAANSDENCESSQRLEVSVVINDIEPATIRSITQIFCEIENPTIADLKATGIVTGTINWYNQLTKGNAYNDTDALVNNLKYYAANSDGTCESSERLEVTVLISDTNSPSGEATQTFCSIEASTILDLRANTPGTITWYDQPTEGTVYANTDALANGFKYYAANSDGTCESSERLEVTVVITTAQDITIEGENANVCFTDIETYSVSEGHAPYTWNIAGGNLVSGGTADDNEIEIEWINITDAKVSVSLTGGCYSSNSAELIVDVVVCSDLTIKNEVDFIKPRVEDIITFTVDVKNSDQTIFTDLNISEVLTSGFIYISNTTTLGTYNALNGIWNIPSLGAIESATLTLTVKVNTHGDYLNTASIIKSTPIDADTSNNTAEALVTPSCLEIYNIITPNGDGMNDNFVISCIDTYIGADIEIYDRYGSIVYKKKNYNNDWNGVANQTSKLIGTGQKLPNGTYFFVIKFNDGSTENIKSYIQIRR
- a CDS encoding AraC family transcriptional regulator, coding for MSKTPPGKSFLGQEKIILSESVVNGLKKNAITEKFYISNLGYYPMAKNHCEIEEKGVSHYTFIYCIKGQGKAQLNNKEILIKPNQFFILPKNKKYECKSHETNPWTIYWFNFNGSIALDLFTRYELKENINIPFSVDRILLFEKFFNLFNKKNQEDSLEYATLLSLNFISSFIYTDFDKQDIIKKEETLIDSIKLFLLNNLDKNFSLNDIATKYNYSKSHLQKRFKFETGYPLMYFFNFKKIQQASEYLNFTDLSVKEISFKVGFQDPLYFSRMFKSYLGKSPRLYRNDRLKS
- a CDS encoding Hpt domain-containing protein, giving the protein MTLKKELKSEIVNLSTIKEYFSEDTSFLIELITAYLSDTIPRIEIIEKSLTEVDYIELKNVSHFLKSSFGLMGIKCLEEIIELENLAKIEAPKKIIHEKLNFIIPICRESIVEYECILKKIKNEFYYKNQ
- a CDS encoding PleD family two-component system response regulator, encoding MKGKRIVLAEDNSVLSLVLKLRLKKEGYKIFIAPNGKEAITLIDKHKPDLILTDVMMEFVSGLELVSYVRNELKIPTPILVFSSSGQEEMILNAFKLGANDFMSKPLIPNELVVRVKMLLLKVH
- a CDS encoding glycosyltransferase — its product is MNFENVFRIVLISLHYFFLVFTVLIILSYIILAYFSSIETKTYLKKNSFVAYKDLLSSKVTPSISIIAPAYNESLNIVENVRSLLSIHYVNYNVIIVNDGSKDDSLERLINAYNLEKVEYLIHQEIDTKPLRKGVFKSKNPAFDKLIVIDKENGGKADALNFGINISKSKYLACIDVDCLLLEDSLQRMVKPFLDATDRKVIASGGVIRIANSCKIENGKLVEINFPKKWIERAQVLEYLRSFLLGRMAWARLNGLLVISGAFGMFDREIALKVGGYDTKTVGEDMEIIVRMRRYMEEAKQKYKIAYIPDPLCWTEAPDNYKVFISQRNRWTRGTIETLKTHRKIGLNPKYGILGMLSFPYWFIFERLAPIVEVAGIIYFILLVIFRELNWSFVLGIFLMAYLFSLIFSFIAIFSEEFTYHQYKKKGIGLVLVLTIIFEPLILHPFVLYAAIKGNIDYYFNKNKKWGVMIRKGLSKK
- a CDS encoding alkaline phosphatase family protein encodes the protein MKLKFLNNKFFIYILLTLSLILSFWVISLFEIISTIYSGKEIATIFTYILFKFLNQFFAGVLIALICFPLYLIFNYFNKKIGIIFIKIFFALLVLVEFSLTKYSLTTLLNLGADLLGYSMYDIYLTVTSSESISFVYFIAFFIFPLLFLMIFYFIRKKSIHKFIAIGLLVLITFTISLKLFYTDISEAIYQNKTYFFVADVLNYKMNKTEINASNFIGNNEYPLLKSSKETKDVLSPFFNLNNEKPNIVFIIVEGLGAEFMGDKYYGGFTPYLDSLMPKSLHWENFLSNTGRTFGALPSLLGSLPFGEKGFLEIPETPAHISLLSILKMNGYTTSFYSGDRSSFDKKINFLEYNNVDNIIDENLYDDSYPKTVNEATGFSWGYSDNEIFTKTLSVLDDRKTPRLDIITTQTIHEPFNFPSKDLFLLKVDSTLNAGKKFKMTEKEITANKDIFASILYADHSLKKFMKAFEKRDDFNNTVFVITGDHRLIPITQKDKLCRFNVSLFIYSPMLNKTASIKSISSHLDITPSVLSLLAANFSVKIPEKTSWLGTGLDTVKEFSNVHEIPLMRYKGSVIDYIYKEYMYSGGDLFKINKNFGLNKIDDQILLDEISQSFEKFKELNAYVTQNDKIYPKDATLVSVNKHEFTSKEKATIASLSTNLTLDQVFLLAREKAFNKQRETARLLCNYILSKEPNYIDVKVLKGRTFAWDGKYIESEEELLNALKRAPYYDDIYLALLDMYWWSFQSEKAELIFEKAKKNNIKNDEVAYKMARASLLMEDEMKANSLIDSILLKNPTNKEYIKLKNSLK